One window of the Phycodurus eques isolate BA_2022a chromosome 7, UOR_Pequ_1.1, whole genome shotgun sequence genome contains the following:
- the atm gene encoding serine-protein kinase ATM isoform X2 yields the protein MSLALSDLLVCCRGLENDKVTERKKEAERFRQLIRAPEIVQELDRTSGPKTKDSKHLTWDGVFRFLQRYLQRETETMKSSKSNVTATTLAIRQKKMAEMSSLIKFFVRYANKRGPRLKCSVLLKHIIEVLQNPYSCSAYGKDYSTLLLKEILSVRKYWCDITPQQWHSLLDVYSGLFNSSSKFINRVLVSRVINAVIQGCCVQTDGFNRTLFSFFSKALLNARHEKHLTVLEHVISALNTFLKAVAMNCRMRVCRLGEELLPSILYVWADMRPSAALKEEIVEFFNLQICIHHPKGAKTQETGAHAEDWASWRGLLYSLYEALVKEISHIGSRGKYVTGTRRIAVKDNIIKLTADICHQLFSADRDSQISEVTQASVRSSPMGRSHCATPSKRRRIDLSWEVLLDRLQPHCSDFDIIPWLQVTEALISKYPSMVPSQAIVPLLSVLHQLLAEHRKGERGPYVLRCLRGVARCQAHLPESIRVHKPEMDRLWSRVWPLSLRGVSSPQLEAVSLDLLVSIVHAGLVNMDREFWKLFSGSACNPSQSAVICLAQALLKCPVPKDHLGVPDGSGSPNLKEILIGWLLMTDQSDEMEDSSRPHPIICSDFSSNLIANMLVSLTLKDTRAGLNFLLGYEGVESAFFQESSSLNANDDLEEIEKLYLQFSFNTHLAQSRGSDNKFKVTSTDGHFIAISSLRKKLDQSLLCVADNLLNCYFPDSQSTPAECLLRCVSLLSGVLAGYVSIGCLTEDEAGHSQLFTKAKTLAQELSGFVSSVKVKMSEELTMTTLRSVMRLCTLYAITNKDDICTVSSHLFLMTLPASLVSELAEIYKIMLSSVSPRATVVDEDEPTDNDLEMTRTQHGEDDPLFDDEESHSGTQRPRGGDSSEASNGPGAKSLLADEHLVPQDLALLAILEFLCECSSVQSFRGLLFKPQEVRRRLLQLVEQTDPSKALHVNTYLVLLKKLPAEDSLTPEEFDSLLRPLADLCFLYRQDQEICVALLMALLPSIRSLGKTHYMQLEMKHVQGSLLQVVSGFCYLSQTGKCAATVRAALVRCLVALLEADPCCRWTILSIREPEREEDRPVSVILPSLLADSHHQVRMLVAMSLERLFLDKRPEHRDRKKMLSHQQVAFENIYLKAQEGMRPVRGNSTDDMQDEMFNRKATLLKSLSVVLCSSPVCEKQTLFALFQSYKESNVEEHLIKKMLCSVSGALGYDKMKTFVSSHLYYLIAEWLSQRQSDDSYTLESFPFIFLDHDTVKEFYSSSYQVLIPHLVFLDDFEQVKSIGRYLERNWRELLADCFPKIMVNILPYVALSGQEKQVAQQREKAHRVYDLLKDANCLGKQQIDSLIHRNLPEIVVELLMSLNEGSAAEEDRGDLKRFIGELDPVPNPPFFSSHVIKATLDYLSKCHSANHKSLVAILSKTPISIQRILLALCEKAAATTNRYERHRILLMYHLFVNLLLREVKDGLGGAWAFILRDIIYTLIHHINSWLVHEDTHRPVQCDEVSIRSLSLCCDLLTAVCQAALQFCDDALDCHVHIIVGTLTAQVTNQSAISQQVLGLLQFLVIENQHKLKGAICKLEPFPDLPVFQELRYVQNNLKYNSGAFTLRQEISHFLSVAPSDSLPLTRREGLRQLSQKLHDNKDEIRELVKECHAEPTNNILVKLVLNLLQLCKMATNHPTGADILEAAGSSLGELGPVDLSTIALLHGRDPLYEKAVTLFPSTDSQCVYIILNCINDALTHQRIEVRKAATQSMKDILATPSGINFWEQHKQSRDPMLAYLNPFRKANKKVATVSAEESSGAREKLENQDLWISQMSSHTVWLKSLCATLLDSGGVKFESFLLSRPLCLVNLDCCQRLLPLIIHSILLDDAESPWRELLSSHIRDFFSFCSRSAQASSRSATPLNPDSETDSTRQGLYDKASLRTMLAVIDYLRHQQRPLRSDSKSCGTVCDSNFWLDLNYLEVAKAAQSCSAHFTALLYTEIYVDKIKSNLEDTRRTKGRATRKINFEENSQSFTISSLNEKSMEDSNISLQELLIDVYRSIGEPDSLYGCGGETMTSPLTRIRTYEHEAMWGKALTSYDLHATLPDVIRQVGIVEGLQNFGLSSILTTYMRGLESDGVEWGAELRDLRFQAAWRNTQWDCDLSERSDKHKPGFHESVFHALQALRDKELPMFDDTLKQARSREVEELCRGSLEAVSSLYPALRNLQSIRELESVKLLFSRPFSELAVKDVCNQWCQHSQLLANSEFSLVEPILAIRSVCYNTLMSRAVDPSSTQYLSSVLTDHLLELCRLARKAGNTQLAEQAVFQMKQHGVGGSQPSSPVSPWQLEEAQVFWVKGEQGLALGLLRQMIHKLEEKVDFNPALAPVYTECLRLCGNWLAETCQESPGVILEKYLERAVEVIEGESGVQDARLQNERIEAFLSLARFSDTQYQSIDKYMTSSEFENKQALLEKAKEEVDLMKARDVIKNRYTIKVEREMELDERALSNLQADRQRFLCKAVENYIQCLEQGEEHDTWVFRLASLWLENADIKAINDMMKKGVKKIPSYKFLPLMYQLAARMGTKMASDIGEDVGFHDVLSDLIFRSCLEHPHHTLFIIFALVNANKDENFCTSRLLKSAPRQSSPFDMERSDVAQKIIGAVRKKRGEMIRGIERLCDAYITLAYLDASRHKAEKKAIPIPADQPIHQIKNLDEVTIPTVELKVDPSGRYDDVVTVRSFVPHYHLAGGVNLPKIIDCVGSDGKSRRQLVKGKDDLRQDAVMQQVFGMCSMLLQRNTDTHKRKLNIRRYKVVPFSQCSGVLEWCSGTVPLGEFLADPVRGAHKRFRPQDASSLACRKKMMEAQTLGFDEKLHAYLEVCKNFKPVFRYFCMERFLDPAVWMEKRLAYTRSVATSSIVGYIVGLGDRHIQNILIDEQTAELVHIDLGVAFEQGKILPTPETVPFRLSRDIVDGMGVTGVEGVFRRCCEKTMEVMRSSQEALLTIVEVLLYDPLFDWTMNPLKAFNLQHDEQQELNAILSSSMGVHDLDNHRKHSDSQNFNKVAERVLLRLQEKLKGVEGCTVLSVGGQVNLLIQQAMDPKNLSRLFPGWQAWV from the exons ATGAGTCTGGCTCTTTCTGATCTCTTGGTGTGCTGCAGGGGACTGGAAAATGACAAGGTTACAGAGAGGAAG AAAGAAGCTGAACGCTTCAGACAGCTCATACGAGCTCCAGAGATTGTGCAAGAACTTGATCGTACCTCGGGGCCTAAAACCAAAGACTCCAAACATCTCACATGGGATGGTGTTTTCAG GTTTCTACAGCGCTACCTCCAACGGGAGACTGAAACCATGAAATCGAGTAAATCCAACGTCACGGCCACAACGCTGGCCATCCGCCAGAAGAAGATGGCTGAAATGAGcagtttaattaaatttttcGTACGCTACGCAAACAAAC GTGGGCCTCGGCTAAAGTGTAGTGTGCTATTGAAGCACATCATTGAGGTTCTTCAGAATCCATACAGCTGTTCAGCCTACGGCAAAGACTACAGCACCCTCCTCCTAAAGGAAATCCTGTCTGTTCGCAAGTACTGGTGTGACATCACCCCACAGCAATGGCACA GTCTTTTGGATGTGTACAGCGGCTTGTTCAACTCCTCATCCAAATTCATTAACCGTGTTCTTGTAAGTCGTGTCATCAACGCGGTGATCCAGGGCTGCTGCGTGCAGACTGATGGATTCAACAGAACACTCTTTAGCTTCTTCTCCAAGGCATTGCTCAATGCAAG GCATGagaaacatttgactgttttagaGCATGTCATCTCAGCACTTAACACCTTCTTGAAAGCTGTTGCAATGAACTGTCGGATGAGGGTGTGTCGACTGGGGGAGGAACTACTACCATCAATATTGTATGTTTGGGCCGACATGAGGCCCAGTGCTGCTCTCAAAGAGGAGATTGTGGAGTTCTTTAACTTGCAGATCTGCATCCACCATCCTAAAGGAGCAAAGACCCAGGAAACAG gTGCTCATGCTGAAGACTGGGCTAGTTGGCGAGGTTTGCTATACAGCCTATACGAAGCATTAGTAAAAGAAATCAGTCATATTGGTAGCAGAGGAAAGTACGTCACTGGCACGAGACGCATCGCGGTCAAAGACAACATCATCAAGCTCACAGCTGATATTTGTCACCAG CTTTTCAGTGCGGACAGAGACTCGCAGATCTCCGAGGTAACGCAGGCCTCCGTCAGATCCTCCCCAATGGGTCGTTCCCACTGTGCAACACCAAGCAAGCGACGACGAATTGACCTCAGTTGGGAGGTTCTTTTGGACCGCCTGCAGCCTCATTGTAGTGACTTTGATATCATCCCATG GCTGCAGGTCACTGAAGCACTCATATCGAAGTACCCGTCTATGGTACCCAGCCAAGCGATTGTCCCACTGCTGTCAGTGTTGCACCAGCTCTTAGCCGAACACCGGAAAGGAGAAAGGGGGCCGTACGTGCTGCGCTGTTTACGAGGGGTAGCCCGATGTCAAGCCCATTTGCCAGAAAGTATCAGAGTTCACAAGCCAGAGATGGACAGACTATGGAGTCGGGTGTGGCCTCTGTCACTGCGGGGTGTGAGCTCACCCCAGTTAGAAGCTGTCAGCCTTGACCTGTTGGTTTCCATTGTCCACGCCGGATTAGTCAATATGGATAGAGAGTTCTGGAAGCTCTTCTCAGGATCAGCATGTAATCCGTCCCA GAGTGCTGTGATTTGTCTGGCCCAGGCCCTTCTGAAGTGTCCAGTCCCTAAGGACCATCTTGGGGTCCCTGATGGATCAGGATCACCTAACCTGAAGGAAATCCTTATAGGCTGGTTGTTGATGACAGATCAGAGCGACGAGATGGAGGATAGCTCCAGACCTCATCCCATCATTTGcag TGATTTTTCGAGCAATCTAATTGCAAACATGTTGGTCTCCTTGACCTTGAAAGACACCAGGGCTGGCTTGAATTTCCTTCTGGGTTATGAGGGAGTTGAAAG tgctttTTTTCAAGAGTCGTCATCGCTCAATGCTAATGATGACTTGGAGGAGATTGAGAAATTGTACTTGCAGTTCAGCTTTAACACACATTTGGCACAAAGCAGAGGATCTGACAATAAGTTTAAGGTGACATCAACAGATGGGCACTTCATAGCCATCTCCAGCCTCAGAAAGAAGTTGGATCAGTCTCTTCTTTGTGTTGCTGACAACCTTCTTAACTGCTACTTTCCTGAT AGTCAGTCCACCCCTGCGGAGTGTCTGTTGCGCTGTGTTAGCCTGCTGTCAGGTGTTCTAGCAGGTTACGTCTCCATAGGCTGTTTGACTGAGGATGAGGCAGGGCACTCCCAGCTCTTCACTAAAGCTAAG ACCCTGGCCCAGGAGTTAAGTGGATTTGTTTCTAGTGTGAAAGTGAAGATGAGTGAAGAATTAACCATGACCACACTGAGGTCTGTCATGAGGCTGTGCACTCTTTATGCCATAACAAacaag GATGACATTTGTACCGTCTCTTCTCATCTTTTCCTAATGACTCTCCCAGCAAGTCTTGTCAGCGAGCTGGCAGAGATTTACAAAATTATG CTTAGCAGTGTTTCTCCAAGAGCAACAGTTGTGGATGAAGATGAACCTACAGATAATGACTTGGAAATGACCAGAACTCAGCACGGAGAAGACGATCCTCTATTTGATGATGAGGAGTCCCACAGTGGGACCCAGAGACCCAGGGGAGGAGACAGCAGTGAAGCGTCAAATGGACCAG GTGCAAAAAGCCTGTTAGCTGACGAGCATTTGGTCCCCCAGGATCTTGCTCTCCTTGCAATCTTGGAGTTCTTGTGTGAGTGCAGCTCGGTGCAGTCATTCCGTGGCCTACTTTTTAAACCCCAGGAAGTGAGACGCAGACTCTTGCAGCTGGTGGAGCAGACTGACCCAAGCAAAGCCCTGCATGTCAACACG TATCTTGTCCTGTTGAAGAAGCTTCCTGCTGAGGACTCCCTCACTCCAGAGGAGTTTGACTCTCTGCTCCGTCCATTGGC GGACCTGTGTTTTCTGTACCGTCAGGATCAGGAGATCTGTGTTGCACTTCTTATGGCTTTATTGCCCTCCATCAGGAGTTTGGGGAAAACCCATTACATGCAATTGGAGATGAAACATGTACAGGGTTCCCTACTACAAGTGGTGTCAGGGTTCTG TTACCTGAGTCAAACGGGGAAATGCGCAGCCACTGTCCGAGCTGCTTTAGTGCGATGTCTGGTTGCGTTACTAGAG GCTGACCCGTGTTGCAGGTGGACCATACTGAGTATCAGGGAGCCTGAAAGAGAGGAAGACCGTCCAGTGTCTGTCATCCTTCCATCTCTCCTTGCAGATTCCCATCACCAAGTCCGCATGCTTGTGGCCATGTCATTGGAAAG ATTGTTTCTGGACAAGAGACCGGAACATAGAGACAGGAAAAAGATGTTGTCACACCAACAAGTAGCTTTTGAGAACATTTACTTGAAAGCTCAGGAGGGCATGAGACCTGTG AGAGGCAATTCAACTGATGACATGCAGGACGAGATGTTCAACCGTAAGGCCACTTTGCTGAAGAGTTTGTCAGTTGTGCTGTGTTCTAGTCCAGTCTGTGAGAAGCAGACCCTGTTTGCCCTCTTCCAGTCCTACAAGGAAAGCAATGTAGAGGAGCACCTTATTAAGAAG ATGTTGTGCAGTGTGTCCGGAGCACTCGGCTACGACAAGATGAAAACCTTTGTCAGCTCCCACCTGTACTACTTGATCGCTGAGTGGCTCTCCCAGAGACAGTCTGACGACAGCTACACACTTGAGTCTTTCCCTTTCATCTTCCTTGACCATGACACGGTCAAAGAGTTCTATag CTCCTCCTACCAGGTGCTCATCCCACACCTTGTCTTCCTGGATGACTTTGAACAAGTGAAGTCCATTGGTCGGTATCTTGAGAGGAACTGGAGAGAGCTTCTGGCTGATTGTTTCCCCAAGATCATGGTCAACATCCTGCCATACGTTGCGCTGTCTGGCCAGGAGAAACAGGTGGCACAACAGAGGGAGAAGGCCCACCGCGTGTATGACCTCCTCAAAGATGCAAACTGTTTGGGCAAACAG CAAATTGACAGCCTGATCCACCGTAACCTACCAGAGATTGTTGTCGAACTGCTAATGAGTCTCAATGAAGGGAGTGCAGCTGAAGAGGATAGAGGAGACTTAAAACGCTTTATAGG GGAATTGGATCCTGTCCCGAACCCGCCGTTCTTCAGCTCTCATGTCATCAAAGCTACGCTGGACTATCTGAGCAAATGCCACAGTGCAAATCACAAGTCACTGGTGGCCATTCTGTCAAAAACTCCG ATATCTATTCAGAGGATACTACTGGCATTGTGTGAAAAGGCAGCTGCGACGACCAACCGTTATGAACGCCATCGCATCCTCCTAATGTATCACCTCTTTGTTAACCTGCTACTCAGGGAGGTGAAAGACGGTCTTGGAGGAGCCTGGGCCTTTATCCTCAGGGACATCATCTACACACTCATTCACCATATCAACAGCTGGCTAGTGCACGAAGACACACACAG ACCAGTTCAATGTGATGAGGTCTCCATCCGAAGCTTGTCCCTGTGCTGTGACCTTTTGACTGCCGTATGTCAGGCTGCATTGCAGTTCTGTGATGATGCTCTTGACTGCCACGTACACATCATCGTTGGTACTCTCACAGCACAAGTGACCAACCAGTCAGCCATCTCGCAGCAG GTGCTCGGTCTATTGCAGTTTCTTGTGATAGAAAATCAACACAAACTGAAGGGAGCCATTTGCAAGTTGGAGCCATTTCCTGACCTCCCTGTATTCCAAGAGCTGCGTTATGTCCAGAATAATCTCAAATACAATTCTGGGGCCTTCACATTGAGACAG GAGATATCCCACTTCCTGTCTGTGGCACCCTCTGACTCATTACCACTGACCAGACGAGAGGGACTCAGACAACTTTCCCAAAAACTGCATGACAACAAAGATGAGATAAGAGAGCTGGTCAAAGAGTGCCATG CCGAGCCTACCAACAACATCCTGGTCAAGCTGGTTCTGAACCTGCTGCAGCTCTGTAAAATGGCAACCAACCACCCTACAGGAGCTGACATTCTAG AGGCAGCAGGAAGTAGTCTAGGGGAACTGGGTCCTGTAGATCTCTCCACCATCGCCTTGCTCCATGGCAGAGACCCCctttatgaaaaagctgttacCCTTTTCCCATCCACTGACTCACAGTGTGTTTACATCATCCTTAACTGCATAAACGACGCCCTCACTCACCAGCG TATTGAAGTGAGGAAGGCAGCAACTCAGTCCATGAAGGACATCCTTGCCACTCCGTCTGGAATCAACTTTTGGGAGCAGCACAAACAAAGTAGAGACCCCATGTTGGCATACCTAAATCCATTTAGAAAAGCCAACAAGAAG GTAGCTACTGTGAGTGCTGAGGAAAGTTCAGGGGCCAGGGAGAAACTGGAGAACCAGGACCTTTGGATCTCACAGATGAGCAGCCACACAGTCTGGCTAAAGTCTCTGTGCGCTACCCTACTGGACAGTGGTGGAGTCAAGTTTGAGTCTTTTCTCCTGTCCCGACCTCTTTGTCTG GTGAACTTAGACTGTTGCCAGAGGCTGTTGCCGCTCATCATTCATTCTATCCTCCTGGATGATGCCGAGAGCCCCTGGAGAGAGTTGCTCTCTTCCCATATACGGGACTTCTTCAGTTTTTGTTCCAGAAGTGCTCAGGCCTCGAGCCGCTCCGCCACACCACTCAACCCTGACTCCG AGACTGACTCTACCAGGCAAGGCTTGTACGACAAGGCATCTCTACGTACTATGCTGGCAGTTATTGACTACCTGAGACACCAACAGAGACCTCTGAGATCTGATAG CAAGTCTTGTGGCACAGTGTGTGATTCCAACTTCTGGCTGGACCTTAACTACCTGGAGGTGGCCAAAGCTGCTCAGTCATGCTCTGCTCACTTCACTGCTCTGCTCTACACTGAGATATATGTGGATAAGATTAAATCAAATTTGGAGGACACTCGCAG AACCAAAGGCAGAGCAACACGTAAGATCAACTTTGAAGAGAACAGCCAGAGCTTCACCATCTCCAGCCTGAATGAAAAAAGTATGGAGGACTCCAATATCAGTTTGCAG GAACTGCTGATTGATGTCTACCGGAGCATTGGCGAGCCTGACAGTCTTTATGGGTGTGGAGGAGAAACAATGACCAGTCCACTAACAAG GATTCGAACATACGAGCATGAAGCTATGTGGGGGAAGGCTCTGACCTCATACGACCTTCACGCGACGCTTCCGGACGTCATTCGACAAGTGGGAATTGTGGAG GGCCTGCAGAACTTCGGCCTGAGTAGCATCCTCACCACCTACATGAGGGGTCTGGAGAGCGATGGAGTGGAGTGGGGAGCTGAGCTGCGAGACCTCCGTTTCCAGGCTGCCTGGAGGAACACTCAGTGGGACTGTGATCTGTCTGAGAG GAGTGACAAACACAAGCCGGGTTTCCATGAGTCGGTGTTCCATGCCTTGCAAGCATTGAGGGACAAGGAGCTCCCCATGTTTGATGATACTCTCAAACAGGCCAG GAGTAGAGAAGTAGAGGAGCTGTGTAGAGGCAGTCTGGAGGCAGTGTCCTCCTTGTACCCAGCCCTCAGGAACTTGCAGAGCATCAGGGAGCTGGAGAGCGTCAAACTGCTGTTTTCAAG ACCCTTCTCAGAGCTGGCGGTGAAGGATGTTTGTAACCAGTGGTGTCAGCATTCCCAGCTGCTCGCCAATAGCGAGTTCTCTTTGGTGGAGCCCATCTTGGCCATTCGGTCTGTGTGCTACAACACCCTGATGTCCAGGGCGGTGGACCCCAGCAGTACTCAGTATCTCAGCTCTGTGCTCACTGACCATTTACTGGAGCTATGCCGGCTGGCTCGTAAAGCAGGGAACACACAG TTGGCAGAGCAAGCAGTGTTTCAGATGAAGCAGCATGGAGTTGGAGGATCCCAGCCGTCATCACCCGTATCACCATGGCAACTGGAGGAAGCCCAGGTGTTTTGGGTAAAAGGGGAACAGGGTCTGGCTCTGGGTCTGCTGAGACAGATGATACACAAGCTTGAGGAAAAG GTGGACTTCAACCCTGCTCTGGCTCCGGTCTACACAGAGTGCCTCAGGCTCTGTGGTAACTGGTTGGCTGAAACTTGCCAGGAAAGTCCTGGAGTCATTTTGGAGAAGTATTTGGAGAGG GCTGTCGAGGTAATTGAGGGTGAATCTGGAGTGCAGGACGCCCGCCTTCAGAATGAGCGAATTGAGGCATTCCTTTCGCTGGCTCGTTTTTCAGACACCCAATACCAGAGCATTGATAAATACATGACTTCATCTGAGTTTGAGAATAAGCAGGCCCTTCTGGAGAAGGCTAAAGAGGAAGTGGACCTAATGAAGGCGCGTGACGTGATAAAAAACAG GTATACAATAAAGGTAGAAAGAGAGATGGAGCTGGATGAGAGGGCCCTTTCCAACCTGCAGGCAGATAGACAGCGCTTCCTGTGTAAGGCAGTAGAGAATTACATCCAGTGCCTGGAACAAGGCGAGGAGCACGACACCTGGGTGTTCCGCTTGGCGTCGCTCTGGCTGGAAAATGCTGACATTAAGGCAATCAATGACATGATGAAG AAAGGAGTGAAGAAGATCCCCTCCTACAAGTTTCTGCCGCTCATGTATCAGCTTGCTGCCCGTATGGGAACCAAGATGGCGTCTGACATAGGAGAGGATGTGGGCTTCCATGACGTCCTTAGTGAT TTGATCTTCCGCTCTTGTCTTGAGCACCCTCACCACacactgttcatcatttttgcCCTGGTCAACGCAAACAAGGACGAAAACTTTTGCACTAGTCGGCTGCTGAAGAGTGCTCCACGGCAGTCATCACCATTTGACATG GAGCGTTCAGATGTGGCCCAAAAGATCATTGGTGCTGTTaggaaaaaaagaggggaaatGATCCGGGGTATCGAGCGACTATGTGACGCTTACATCACACTGGCTTATCTGGATGCCAGCAGGCACAAAGCAGAGAAGA AGGCCATTCCCATTCCTGCGGATCAGCCTATTCATCAAATCAAGAATCTAGATGAAGTTACCATTCCTACTGTTGAGCTCAAG GTTGATCCTTCGGGTCGCTATGATGATGTGGTGACTGTCCGTTCCTTCGTGCCTCATTATCACCTTGCTGGAGGAGTCAACCTGCCCAAGATCATAGACTGTGTCGGCTCTGATGGCAAGAGCAGGAGGCAGCTGGTCAAG GGTAAAGACGACTTGCGGCAAGATGCTGTGATGCAGCAGGTGTTTGGCATGTGTTCCATGTTGCTGCAGCGCAACACTGACACTCACAAGAGGAAACTCAACATCAGACGATATAAG GTGGTGCCGTTCTCCCAGTGCAGCGGGGTCCTGGAATGGTGCTCCGGTACGGTTCCACTTGGAGAGTTCCTGGCGGATCCCGTCAGAGGTGCCCACAAACGATTCCGACCGCAGGACGCATCCAGCCTTGCCTGCCGCAAGAAGATGATG GAGGCGCAGACGCTCGGGTTTGATGAGAAGCTGCATGCCTACCTCGAGGTGTGCAAAAACTTCAAGCCCGTTTTCAGATATTTCTGTATGGAACGCTTCCTGGACCCCGCGGTATGGATGGAGAAACGGCTGGCCTACACCCGAAGTGTGGCTACTTCCTCTATTG TCGGATATATCGTTGGCCTTGGTGACCGACACATTCAGAACATCTTGATTGATGAGCAGACTGCCGAACTGGTGCACATTGACTTAG GTGTGGCTTTTGAGCAAGGCAAAATTCTGCCCACTCCTGAGACCGTCCCTTTCAGACTCTCCAGGGATATTGTGGATGGGATGGGTGTGACTGGAGTGGAGGGAGTTTTCAGGAG ATGTTGTGAGAAGACCATGGAGGTGATGAGAAGCTCTCAAGAAGCTTTGCTGACCATCGTGGAG GTGCTGCTCTACGACCCCTTGTTTGACTGGACCATGAACCCCCTAAAAGCTTTCAACTTGCAGCACGATGAGCAGCAGGAGCTCAATGCCATACTCAGTTCCTCCATGGGAGTGCACGACTTGGACAACCACCGTAAACACAG TGACAGCCAGAACTTCAACAAGGTGGCGGAGCGAGTCCTGCTGCGACTGCAGGAGAAGCTGAAGGGTGTGGAGGGATGCACAGTGCTCAGTGTGGGCGGCCAGGTCAACCTGCTCATCCAACAGGCCATGGACCCCAAAAACCTCAGCAGGCTCTTCCCGGGCTGGCAGGCATGGGTGTAG